One segment of Fimbriiglobus ruber DNA contains the following:
- a CDS encoding IS5 family transposase, producing the protein MDATVRKPYPTDLTDLQWEIIQVVLPAARPGGRPRSVDLREVLNAIVYVNRSGCQWSMLPHDFPAKSTVYEYFAQWRDDGTWQELLDVLREGYREVHAPSHERTPSAASIDSQSVKGTEHAGGNGYDAGKKIQGRKRSIVVDTLGLLMVVAVTAGHVDDAAAAPTVLEGLDRDAYPRLKVVWADGKYHNHALNGWKDGHPELGWELVIVRRPDGVKGFTLLPKRWVVERTFGWLGRARRLSRNYERLNSSSESMIRVRSIQLILNRMDPQERYPPFKYRVASK; encoded by the coding sequence ATGGATGCGACCGTTCGCAAACCGTATCCGACCGATTTGACCGACCTCCAATGGGAGATCATCCAGGTCGTCCTGCCGGCCGCCCGACCCGGAGGACGCCCCCGGTCGGTGGACCTCCGGGAGGTGCTGAACGCGATCGTGTACGTGAACCGGTCGGGGTGTCAGTGGTCGATGCTCCCGCACGACTTCCCGGCCAAGAGTACGGTGTACGAATACTTCGCCCAGTGGCGGGACGATGGCACCTGGCAAGAACTCCTGGATGTCCTCCGGGAGGGGTATCGGGAAGTCCACGCCCCGAGTCACGAGCGGACCCCGAGTGCCGCGAGCATCGACAGCCAGTCGGTCAAAGGGACCGAACACGCGGGCGGGAACGGGTACGATGCGGGCAAGAAAATCCAGGGCCGGAAGCGGTCGATCGTGGTCGATACGCTGGGCCTGCTGATGGTCGTGGCGGTGACCGCCGGGCACGTCGACGACGCGGCCGCGGCCCCGACCGTACTCGAAGGGTTGGACCGTGACGCGTACCCGCGATTGAAGGTCGTGTGGGCCGACGGGAAGTACCACAACCATGCCCTGAACGGGTGGAAAGACGGCCACCCGGAACTCGGATGGGAACTCGTCATCGTCCGCCGACCGGACGGGGTCAAGGGGTTCACCCTGTTACCCAAGCGGTGGGTCGTCGAGCGGACGTTCGGGTGGCTCGGGCGGGCCCGGCGGTTAAGTCGTAATTATGAGCGACTGAATAGTTCCAGCGAATCCATGATTCGTGTGCGGTCAATCCAGCTGATCCTCAATCGCATGGATCCACAAGAGCGTTATCCCCCGTTTAAATATAGAGTTGCATCAAAATAG
- a CDS encoding ParB/RepB/Spo0J family partition protein — protein sequence MLKLPDSVHYPTAKVFPDPKNKRRDLNLAGILPSIRDYGLLNPLVGWSAGDVGVFVIAGHRRLGAAQELGLKDVPIRIFPEEPPTSTLALIRALENFTQTELRPSEKAREIKELIEIHGLFGKDVAAQLGTSEGSISRLRVLLDQPQDIIELVDTGHLPLSVVAACSRLASEEDRRVLLKQFREQGWTREQIERAVQARTGKRKSTNPRGGKVFFKAGETSVSLAGGTLTEWSEALTNLLRKVKSAMAENLDTVAFATTLKSGGASRGTKHA from the coding sequence ATGCTCAAACTGCCTGATTCCGTGCACTATCCAACGGCGAAGGTCTTCCCGGACCCCAAGAACAAGCGTCGCGATCTGAACCTTGCCGGCATCCTGCCATCAATACGAGACTATGGTCTTTTGAACCCGCTCGTTGGCTGGAGCGCTGGTGACGTCGGTGTGTTCGTGATTGCCGGCCATCGCCGCCTCGGCGCGGCTCAAGAACTGGGGCTCAAGGACGTGCCCATCCGCATCTTCCCCGAGGAACCCCCGACCTCAACTCTCGCGCTGATCCGGGCACTGGAAAATTTCACACAAACAGAATTACGACCATCAGAAAAAGCCCGTGAAATCAAGGAGTTGATCGAAATTCACGGTCTATTCGGCAAGGACGTGGCCGCCCAACTGGGCACCTCCGAAGGGAGCATCTCACGGCTCCGCGTCCTCCTCGACCAGCCACAAGACATCATCGAACTAGTCGATACCGGTCATCTCCCCCTTTCAGTGGTGGCGGCTTGTAGCCGGCTCGCCAGCGAAGAGGATCGCAGGGTTCTGTTGAAGCAGTTCAGGGAACAAGGATGGACTCGCGAGCAAATCGAACGGGCCGTTCAGGCTCGCACCGGAAAACGGAAATCAACAAATCCGCGGGGCGGGAAGGTGTTCTTCAAGGCCGGGGAAACAAGTGTGAGCCTGGCCGGCGGCACCCTGACCGAGTGGTCTGAGGCATTGACGAATCTTCTGCGCAAGGTCAAAAGCGCGATGGCCGAGAATCTGGATACTGTGGCGTTCGCGACCACGCTCAAGAGTGGAGGTGCAAGCCGAGGGACCAAACATGCATAA
- a CDS encoding serine/threonine protein kinase, producing the protein MSDSNPLPPSSPSDAARIHELAELFDADWQPEEWARMIALINRAPPHLVPAVALEFVVIDIQRRRSRQLTLPELGSYLALFPSVAPDPSWREKLEKAYENQSVPSAMLAMVPEKIGKYPVNSLLATGAEAQVYLCYHPVWQQHVAVKWMLAKAAGWSDYRELFDRQGKLLKELEHEHIVRVYDQGEWEGRPFLVTEHIKGRTLDEYYQDVRPDFAQVVSIIVAVSAALGHAHRRGVYHQDVKPSNILIDERGQVKLIDFGLAWFRPAWSGGSDPLGRPAGTLGYLSPEQVRGEAVTARTDIFALGGVLFFLLTGTAPYPERDPGVALSRAQAVNWDQSLVDKPGIPPRLRRVCKTAMAVDPYKRYHSAEDMATAAQAAVNRPPWYRSARRIALALLLFFVLSCTAAGGRVLSNRWFPPSPEVVKETGESLEPRPGPTDSPSVQYTGSVDVLIERPVNEVFSMLRLNKAGALPLRQADRFRIEGKVNFPAYLYVVWVDPSHDVTPVYPWNPKVGWGSRPAKEHPEKWVHLPSTAGIGYTAPLAKPGMATMVMFARQTPLDVSDDVVKGWFGGLPDLPLPPGGDEAAVWFDNFVEVRDPRDTSRRRTFGEVELNDPFARWQGQLQKALGDKVSFQTAVSLARTGRK; encoded by the coding sequence ATGTCCGACTCCAACCCTTTGCCGCCGTCTAGCCCCTCGGACGCGGCCCGGATTCACGAACTTGCCGAACTCTTCGACGCCGACTGGCAACCCGAGGAGTGGGCGCGGATGATCGCACTGATCAACCGGGCGCCACCACATCTAGTGCCGGCGGTCGCCCTGGAATTCGTCGTCATCGATATTCAACGCCGCCGCTCCCGGCAGTTGACTCTTCCAGAACTGGGCTCGTATCTTGCTCTGTTTCCGTCTGTTGCCCCAGATCCGAGTTGGCGAGAAAAGCTCGAGAAGGCATATGAAAACCAAAGTGTACCGTCTGCAATGCTGGCAATGGTACCTGAGAAGATCGGGAAATATCCGGTGAACAGTCTACTCGCAACGGGGGCTGAGGCGCAGGTCTACCTCTGCTACCACCCGGTCTGGCAGCAACATGTCGCAGTGAAGTGGATGCTGGCAAAGGCCGCGGGCTGGTCCGACTACCGCGAGCTGTTCGACCGGCAGGGTAAACTCTTGAAGGAACTGGAGCACGAGCACATCGTCCGCGTTTACGATCAAGGCGAGTGGGAGGGGCGACCGTTCCTAGTCACGGAACACATCAAGGGCCGGACCTTGGACGAATATTACCAAGATGTTCGTCCCGATTTTGCGCAGGTCGTGTCCATCATCGTGGCTGTGTCCGCGGCTCTGGGGCACGCCCACCGGAGGGGGGTGTACCACCAGGACGTAAAGCCGTCCAACATCTTGATCGATGAACGTGGTCAAGTGAAGTTGATCGATTTCGGTCTGGCTTGGTTCCGACCTGCGTGGAGTGGCGGAAGCGATCCGCTCGGGCGTCCCGCGGGTACTCTCGGTTACCTCTCTCCTGAACAAGTACGAGGCGAGGCGGTCACGGCACGCACCGACATATTCGCCCTGGGCGGAGTTCTGTTCTTTCTACTGACTGGAACGGCACCCTACCCAGAACGAGACCCTGGCGTTGCCCTAAGCCGCGCTCAGGCGGTTAACTGGGATCAATCCCTCGTGGACAAACCGGGCATCCCGCCCCGTTTGCGGCGCGTTTGTAAGACCGCGATGGCGGTCGACCCGTACAAGCGATACCACTCCGCCGAGGATATGGCCACGGCCGCTCAGGCGGCAGTGAACAGGCCGCCCTGGTATCGGTCCGCCCGGCGGATCGCTCTGGCGCTGTTGCTCTTTTTTGTCTTGAGCTGTACGGCCGCGGGGGGTCGGGTTCTGTCCAATCGGTGGTTTCCGCCCAGCCCTGAGGTTGTAAAGGAAACCGGCGAATCACTCGAACCTCGACCGGGTCCGACAGACTCGCCTTCGGTGCAATACACGGGGAGCGTGGACGTGTTGATCGAGCGCCCGGTAAACGAAGTGTTCTCCATGCTGCGGTTGAACAAGGCTGGGGCGCTTCCACTGCGGCAGGCGGACCGGTTTCGCATTGAGGGCAAGGTGAACTTTCCGGCTTACCTGTATGTAGTGTGGGTAGATCCCAGCCATGATGTAACACCGGTGTATCCGTGGAACCCGAAGGTTGGTTGGGGGTCGCGGCCTGCGAAGGAGCACCCGGAGAAATGGGTGCACCTGCCGTCGACTGCCGGAATCGGGTATACGGCCCCTCTCGCGAAACCGGGGATGGCGACGATGGTCATGTTCGCCCGGCAAACACCGCTCGACGTCTCGGATGACGTTGTGAAAGGGTGGTTTGGGGGACTGCCGGACCTGCCGCTGCCACCAGGCGGCGACGAGGCGGCTGTGTGGTTCGACAACTTCGTGGAGGTCCGCGATCCGCGTGATACATCGCGGCGGCGCACGTTTGGCGAGGTCGAATTGAACGACCCATTCGCGAGGTGGCAGGGCCAGTTACAGAAGGCATTGGGTGACAAGGTAAGTTTCCAAACCGCTGTGAGTTTAGCTCGTACGGGTAGAAAGTGA
- a CDS encoding CHAT domain-containing protein, with protein sequence MNRLMSFVMCALLCTLVVVPATADDPPKKLTPEERKELQVKVLSARIAVLVEYQQGKLSEATRASENAVELERRLYNKAEFPDGHVNLAVSLNTLGFLCHTQGRTAEAEPLLKDALDMSRRLFKNKDHQSVTMSLNNLGWLYHTQGRLIDAEPLLKDALEMSRRLSKEKDTPNVAASLNNLGMLYRDQGRLMDAESLLNDALEMRKRLSLDKDHADVATSMNNLAALYRTQDRLADAEPLLKDALRMRRGLFKDKDHPDVATSLNNLGTLYQDQGRLADVEPLLKDALRMRRRLFKDKDHPDVATSLNNLGTLYQDQGRLADVEPLLKDALRMRRRLFKDKDHPDVATSLNNLGTLYRAQGRLADAEPLLKDALRMRRELSKDKNYPDMVTSLSNLGMLYRDQGRLTDAESLLDNALETTRRLFKNKDHRSLATRLSNLGMLYRDQGRLADAEPLLKEALETTRRLFKNKDHPDMVRELNNLAALCQDQGRLADAEPLLKEAIDMSRRLFKDMDHQTVTTSLNNLGSLYYVQGRTVEAEPLLKDALEMTRRLFKNRDHTDMASSLNNLGMLYRDQGRLTDAEPLLKDALGMRRRLFKDKDHPDVARELNNLGLLYNAQGQLTDAEPLLKDALAMTRRLFKDKDHPSLVINLNNLAGLHQLQGRLADAEPLLKDALKLNRHLTRNFAKQKPEGDTLTMLASRQHTRDAFLSNEMAHEANPASVYDEEWFEKGAVSRIYELRQQQTRATTNPEAAKLLADLITARRRRAELLLAPFWTDPATREQREADIQKQEKLIEELTRDLRPLLPVIARADELAEALPTALQKVLSADAVVVDFIRFVHVEWDKDIRGPKGQKETPRYLAFIVTKDRVAWVKLGTAVDVKRTVDTWRKAIATGKDIPATLPAQLRELVWEKVRKELPTGTKTVYICPDADLCKIPFGALPGDKPGTILLEDFAVATIPHAPFLLDKLLPQDPVKNSSTEALVVGAVNYNADVTTPAPKAGANSTPLLKPGSKLGWSALTNTEGEMNGVVKGAVSKQLPVKRLDGDKATSAAVLSELPKAKVAHFATHGFFADTSFRSVFQLDEDDYKRSSRGERIGKAINSPLVMTGLVFAGANNPRTLGRGIVTGEALIDLDLSGLELAVLSACETGLGDLGDVAGGEGVFGLQRAFHYAGAQNVVVSLWPVPDESTAALMNLFYRNLWEKELSPLESLRQAQLEIYRNPGKIPELAKRFRGNFEEVPLKSGGLEIKPQKDGKAHPVLWAAFVLSGLGR encoded by the coding sequence ATGAACCGGCTCATGTCGTTCGTGATGTGCGCGTTGTTGTGTACGCTCGTGGTTGTGCCTGCTACGGCAGATGACCCGCCGAAAAAGCTCACACCCGAGGAGCGCAAGGAACTGCAGGTGAAAGTCTTGTCGGCGCGGATCGCGGTGTTGGTTGAATACCAGCAGGGTAAATTGTCCGAGGCGACTAGGGCGTCCGAGAACGCGGTGGAGTTGGAGCGTCGGCTCTATAACAAGGCCGAGTTCCCCGACGGTCACGTCAACTTGGCCGTCAGTCTAAATACTCTGGGCTTTCTGTGCCACACGCAAGGTCGGACGGCAGAGGCTGAGCCGTTACTCAAAGACGCATTAGACATGTCCAGGCGACTATTCAAGAATAAGGATCACCAGTCTGTAACAATGAGCTTGAACAACCTGGGTTGGCTATACCACACGCAGGGTCGACTAATTGACGCTGAGCCGCTGCTCAAAGACGCACTGGAGATGTCCAGACGACTGTCCAAGGAGAAGGACACCCCGAACGTGGCAGCGAGCCTGAACAACCTGGGGATGCTATACCGGGACCAGGGTCGGCTGATGGATGCTGAGTCGCTACTCAATGACGCGCTGGAGATGCGTAAGCGGTTGTCTTTGGACAAGGACCACGCGGACGTAGCAACGAGCATGAACAACCTGGCGGCCCTGTATCGAACGCAGGATCGGCTGGCAGATGCTGAGCCGCTGCTCAAGGACGCTCTGCGGATGCGCCGCGGGCTGTTCAAGGATAAGGATCACCCGGACGTGGCAACGAGCCTGAACAACCTGGGCACGCTGTATCAGGACCAGGGTCGGCTGGCAGATGTTGAGCCGCTGCTCAAGGACGCGCTGCGGATGCGCCGCAGGCTGTTCAAGGATAAGGATCACCCGGACGTGGCAACGAGCCTGAACAACCTGGGCACGCTGTATCAGGACCAGGGTCGGCTGGCAGATGTTGAGCCGCTGCTCAAGGACGCGCTGCGGATGCGCCGCAGGCTGTTCAAGGATAAGGATCACCCGGACGTGGCAACGAGCCTGAACAACCTGGGCACGCTGTATCGGGCGCAGGGTCGGCTGGCGGATGCTGAGCCGCTGCTCAAGGACGCTCTACGGATGCGCCGTGAGCTGTCCAAGGACAAAAACTACCCGGACATGGTAACGAGCCTGAGCAACCTGGGAATGCTATACCGGGATCAAGGTCGGCTGACGGACGCCGAGTCGCTGCTCGACAACGCGCTGGAGACGACCCGCCGGTTGTTCAAGAACAAGGACCACCGGAGCTTGGCAACGCGCCTGAGCAACCTGGGAATGCTATACCGGGATCAGGGCCGACTGGCGGACGCCGAGCCACTGCTCAAGGAAGCACTGGAGACGACCCGCCGGCTGTTCAAGAATAAGGATCACCCGGACATGGTTAGGGAACTAAACAATCTGGCGGCTCTGTGTCAGGATCAGGGTCGGCTGGCCGACGCCGAACCTCTGCTTAAAGAGGCGATAGATATGTCGAGGCGGCTGTTCAAGGATATGGATCACCAGACTGTAACGACCAGCTTGAACAACCTGGGATCGCTGTACTATGTGCAGGGTCGGACGGTGGAGGCCGAGCCGCTGCTCAAAGACGCACTGGAGATGACCCGGCGACTGTTCAAGAACCGAGACCACACGGACATGGCATCGAGCCTGAACAATCTGGGAATGCTGTACCGAGATCAGGGCCGGTTGACGGACGCCGAGCCGCTACTCAAAGACGCGTTAGGGATGCGCCGGCGGCTGTTCAAGGACAAGGACCATCCGGACGTAGCTCGGGAACTGAACAATCTGGGGTTACTGTATAACGCGCAAGGACAACTGACAGACGCCGAGCCGCTGCTCAAAGACGCGTTGGCGATGACACGCCGGCTGTTCAAGGATAAGGATCACCCTTCTCTAGTCATCAATTTGAATAACTTGGCAGGTCTGCACCAATTACAGGGTCGGCTGGCGGATGCCGAGCCGCTGCTCAAGGACGCATTGAAGCTGAATCGTCACCTCACTAGGAACTTTGCGAAACAAAAGCCGGAGGGAGATACGCTCACTATGCTGGCATCACGACAGCATACGCGCGATGCCTTTCTCTCTAACGAAATGGCACATGAGGCGAACCCAGCCTCTGTTTACGACGAGGAGTGGTTTGAGAAAGGTGCTGTTTCACGCATTTACGAATTACGCCAACAACAGACCCGCGCGACAACGAATCCGGAAGCCGCAAAGTTACTGGCCGACCTGATAACTGCTCGCCGTCGTCGCGCCGAATTGCTCCTCGCGCCATTCTGGACCGATCCCGCAACGCGGGAGCAACGCGAAGCTGACATCCAGAAGCAGGAAAAACTTATCGAAGAACTGACTCGCGATCTAAGGCCGTTGTTGCCCGTCATCGCTCGCGCTGACGAACTCGCCGAAGCTTTGCCCACCGCATTGCAAAAGGTTCTAAGTGCCGATGCAGTCGTGGTGGACTTTATCCGGTTCGTTCACGTCGAGTGGGACAAGGATATCCGTGGGCCGAAAGGCCAGAAGGAGACCCCTCGTTACCTTGCGTTCATTGTGACAAAGGACCGGGTTGCATGGGTGAAACTGGGTACGGCTGTCGACGTCAAACGCACTGTCGATACGTGGAGAAAAGCGATCGCGACCGGGAAAGACATTCCCGCTACCCTACCCGCGCAACTACGCGAACTAGTCTGGGAAAAGGTCCGCAAGGAGCTACCCACCGGCACCAAGACCGTGTACATCTGCCCGGACGCCGACCTCTGCAAGATACCGTTCGGGGCGCTGCCCGGTGACAAACCCGGAACCATCTTGCTCGAAGACTTCGCAGTGGCGACAATCCCACACGCCCCATTTTTGCTAGACAAGCTGTTGCCACAAGACCCAGTCAAGAACTCCTCGACCGAGGCACTGGTCGTGGGAGCAGTTAACTACAACGCCGACGTAACGACACCTGCTCCAAAGGCTGGTGCCAACAGCACTCCTCTCCTGAAACCGGGATCGAAACTCGGCTGGAGTGCTCTCACGAATACCGAAGGTGAGATGAACGGTGTAGTTAAAGGCGCTGTGAGTAAGCAGCTACCGGTCAAGCGGCTCGACGGTGACAAGGCGACCTCGGCAGCGGTGCTCTCGGAGCTTCCGAAGGCGAAGGTGGCGCACTTCGCAACCCACGGGTTTTTCGCCGACACATCGTTCCGTTCGGTGTTCCAACTCGACGAGGATGACTACAAGCGGTCCAGTCGTGGTGAGCGGATTGGCAAGGCGATCAATAGTCCGCTGGTGATGACTGGCCTGGTGTTTGCCGGCGCGAACAATCCCAGGACGCTCGGCCGTGGGATCGTCACCGGGGAAGCGCTCATCGACCTAGATCTGTCCGGCTTGGAGTTGGCGGTTCTCAGCGCGTGCGAAACGGGTCTGGGTGACTTGGGCGATGTGGCCGGTGGCGAGGGGGTATTCGGGCTACAAAGAGCATTCCATTATGCCGGCGCGCAAAACGTCGTGGTGAGTCTGTGGCCGGTGCCCGACGAGTCCACCGCAGCCCTGATGAACCTGTTCTATCGCAACTTGTGGGAGAAGGAACTGTCCCCGTTGGAGTCGTTGCGGCAGGCCCAACTAGAGATCTACAGGAACCCAGGGAAAATCCCCGAGTTGGCGAAGAGGTTCCGGGGTAATTTCGAAGAAGTCCCACTCAAGAGCGGCGGATTGGAGATCAAGCCTCAGAAAGACGGTAAGGCCCACCCGGTTCTTTGGGCCGCCTTCGTCCTCTCAGGATTAGGACGATGA
- a CDS encoding IS5 family transposase: MDAPVRKPYLTDLTDVQWETIEPLLPAARFGGRPRSVDLREVMNAILYVNRTGCQWSLLPHDFPAKSTVYEYFAQWRDDGTWQHLLDVLREGYREVHAPSHEPTPSAASIDSQSVKGTEHAGGNGYDAGKKIQGRKRSIVVDTLGLLMTVAVTAGHVDDAAAAPSVLESLDREAYPRLKVVWADGKYHNHALNGWKDGHPELRWELVIVRRPDGAKGFVLLPKRWVVERTFGWLGRARRLSRDYERNTSSSESMVKVRSIQLILNRMDPKKCYPPFKYRVASK; the protein is encoded by the coding sequence ATGGACGCGCCCGTTCGTAAACCGTATCTGACGGATTTGACCGATGTCCAATGGGAGACCATCGAGCCCCTTCTGCCCGCCGCCCGGTTCGGAGGGCGGCCCCGGTCGGTCGACCTCCGGGAGGTGATGAACGCGATCCTGTACGTGAACCGGACCGGGTGCCAGTGGTCCCTGCTCCCGCACGATTTCCCGGCCAAGAGTACGGTGTACGAATACTTCGCCCAGTGGCGGGATGACGGCACCTGGCAACACCTCCTGGATGTCCTCCGGGAGGGGTATCGGGAGGTCCATGCTCCGAGTCACGAGCCGACCCCGAGCGCCGCGAGCATCGATAGTCAGTCGGTCAAGGGGACCGAGCATGCGGGTGGGAACGGGTATGACGCGGGCAAGAAAATCCAGGGCCGGAAGCGGTCGATCGTGGTCGACACGCTCGGGTTGTTGATGACCGTGGCGGTCACCGCCGGGCACGTCGACGATGCGGCCGCGGCCCCGTCCGTGCTCGAATCGTTGGACCGTGAGGCGTACCCGCGGTTGAAGGTCGTATGGGCCGACGGGAAGTACCACAACCATGCCCTGAACGGGTGGAAGGACGGTCATCCGGAACTCAGATGGGAACTCGTCATCGTCCGCCGGCCGGACGGGGCGAAGGGGTTCGTCCTGTTGCCCAAGCGGTGGGTGGTGGAGCGGACCTTCGGGTGGCTCGGTCGCGCCCGCAGGCTAAGTCGGGACTACGAACGAAATACTAGTTCTAGTGAATCTATGGTTAAAGTGCGGTCGATTCAATTGATCCTCAATCGCATGGACCCCAAAAAGTGTTATCCCCCATTTAAATATAGAGTTGCATCAAAATAG
- a CDS encoding type IV secretory system conjugative DNA transfer family protein, producing the protein MILALVAQVRQRRQWHLTAHGTARVAEPDELRRAGMIGAREGMILGRLPETPYRLLPAMRAVFDPKVRSRAACLQFLPPRRGHGLRDGTDWVRLNHAVHSVVFAPTGAGKGVSCILPFLFDSPESCVVLDFKGENAKLTARHRSRRFRHRTVLLDPFRIITPRPDTLNPLNEIRKGSRTAPDDIRSLAAELIVRTGQEKDPHWNDAAEMWAAGLMACVVHHAPSDDRSLQTFRGLFEPSKMETAIKLLSASDDEFVARMGHQLDHFEDRELSSALTTTSRHLRFLDTPAVAESTRSSSFDPAELRRGRMTIYLVLPPEHMQACMGLLRLWVGTLMRVIVRGGLNEENKVHFVLDEAASLGHGMNSLKDAVDKYRAYGIRCQFYYQSMGQLKLCWPEDQGQTLLSNTSQVFFAVNDLPTAEYVSNRLGSATIPVASGGSTTGRSRSSTFGGQGGVSWNTGTSSGRNDNWSQIGRKLLTPDECINLDPRTAITFTPGVPPVVTRLVRYFEEGGLTRPPGLIRHGVLAFTTFARALILLFFAAVFALMMTAETNGQVERATPRPLPASTGPQAPVGPFLPVEKKGRNVFIISPAPKGR; encoded by the coding sequence ATGATCCTGGCGCTGGTCGCGCAAGTTCGACAGCGCCGCCAATGGCACCTCACCGCCCACGGCACGGCGCGTGTAGCCGAACCCGATGAATTGCGCCGGGCCGGAATGATCGGTGCGCGCGAGGGAATGATCCTCGGCCGGTTGCCGGAGACTCCGTATCGGTTGCTCCCGGCCATGCGCGCCGTGTTCGACCCAAAAGTCCGGTCGCGCGCGGCGTGCTTGCAGTTCCTCCCCCCGCGCCGGGGACATGGCCTGCGCGATGGCACCGACTGGGTCCGGCTTAACCATGCCGTCCACTCTGTCGTGTTTGCGCCGACTGGAGCGGGCAAGGGAGTATCCTGCATCCTGCCTTTCCTGTTCGACAGCCCTGAGTCATGTGTTGTGCTGGACTTCAAAGGTGAAAACGCCAAACTTACCGCGCGACACCGCAGTCGTAGATTCCGACACCGGACCGTGCTTCTTGATCCGTTCCGGATCATCACACCGCGCCCGGACACCCTCAACCCGCTGAATGAGATTCGCAAGGGGTCGCGAACCGCTCCGGACGACATCCGGAGCTTGGCGGCGGAACTGATCGTGCGCACCGGCCAGGAGAAAGATCCCCACTGGAACGACGCGGCCGAGATGTGGGCGGCGGGCCTGATGGCGTGCGTCGTCCACCACGCCCCATCCGATGACCGATCGCTCCAGACGTTCCGCGGGTTGTTCGAGCCCTCGAAGATGGAGACCGCGATCAAGCTCTTGTCCGCCTCCGATGACGAATTCGTGGCCCGCATGGGGCACCAGTTGGATCACTTCGAGGACCGGGAGTTGAGTTCGGCGTTGACGACCACATCGCGGCATCTACGGTTCCTCGACACACCGGCCGTCGCGGAGAGTACGCGATCCTCCAGTTTCGACCCCGCGGAACTGCGCCGGGGGCGGATGACCATTTACTTGGTACTCCCGCCCGAACACATGCAGGCGTGCATGGGATTGTTGCGCTTGTGGGTCGGGACGTTGATGCGTGTCATCGTGCGAGGTGGACTGAACGAGGAGAACAAGGTCCATTTCGTACTCGATGAGGCCGCCTCGCTTGGCCACGGAATGAATTCGCTGAAGGATGCCGTCGATAAGTACAGGGCCTACGGAATCAGATGTCAGTTCTACTACCAGAGCATGGGCCAACTCAAACTATGCTGGCCGGAGGATCAGGGCCAGACGCTTCTCTCCAACACCTCGCAGGTGTTTTTCGCGGTCAACGACCTGCCGACGGCCGAGTACGTCAGTAACCGGCTGGGCTCCGCGACCATCCCCGTCGCCAGTGGTGGGTCCACCACCGGGCGTTCCCGTTCAAGCACGTTCGGCGGACAAGGGGGCGTTTCCTGGAACACCGGCACGTCCTCGGGTCGCAATGACAACTGGTCACAAATTGGTCGTAAATTATTAACACCAGACGAATGTATAAATCTTGATCCCCGCACGGCTATCACCTTCACGCCGGGCGTGCCGCCGGTGGTGACCCGCCTGGTGAGATATTTCGAGGAGGGAGGTCTCACCCGCCCGCCCGGTCTGATTCGCCACGGCGTGCTCGCCTTTACGACCTTCGCCCGCGCGCTGATCCTGTTGTTCTTCGCCGCCGTGTTCGCCCTGATGATGACAGCCGAGACGAATGGCCAGGTGGAGCGCGCAACCCCGCGCCCTTTGCCCGCCTCAACCGGTCCGCAGGCGCCGGTCGGTCCGTTTCTCCCCGTGGAGAAGAAAGGCAGGAATGTCTTCATCATTTCGCCCGCACCGAAAGGACGGTGA
- a CDS encoding sigma-70 family RNA polymerase sigma factor: METPAQSNKQFAKETLVPDKGSVTDLLLLLRDTDPKVRNRAASELIQRYTTELLALIDGRMQQRLQQRIAPEDILQDVLLSFCKRLEAGGFDLNNRDQFLNLVVTIAVRKVCSTARREQRQRRDIRRELSLDSPGVDGGLAIDPIDPYTSPPDVITKIPEEIERLLAMLPMECREVASLRLEGYTTEEIARKINRTPRTVERRMKLIRKLWQGELPPADGGLSDE, encoded by the coding sequence ATGGAAACGCCGGCTCAATCCAACAAGCAATTTGCAAAGGAGACGCTTGTGCCTGACAAGGGTTCGGTTACCGACCTGTTGTTGCTGCTTCGTGACACAGATCCGAAAGTCCGCAATCGCGCCGCGTCGGAACTCATTCAGCGCTACACCACGGAATTGCTTGCCCTGATCGACGGCCGGATGCAGCAGCGCTTACAACAGCGGATCGCCCCGGAAGACATCCTTCAGGACGTCCTCCTGAGTTTCTGCAAGCGACTGGAAGCGGGTGGGTTCGACCTGAACAATCGGGATCAGTTCTTGAATCTCGTCGTGACGATTGCCGTGCGCAAAGTCTGCTCGACCGCACGCCGAGAGCAACGACAACGTCGGGATATACGACGAGAATTGTCACTGGATTCCCCCGGCGTAGATGGGGGACTGGCGATCGACCCAATCGATCCTTACACATCCCCGCCGGACGTGATAACCAAGATTCCTGAAGAGATCGAACGGCTGCTGGCCATGTTACCGATGGAGTGTCGGGAGGTCGCGTCGTTACGGTTGGAAGGCTACACCACGGAAGAAATTGCCAGGAAGATCAATCGGACTCCCCGTACCGTGGAACGTAGGATGAAACTGATTCGCAAACTGTGGCAAGGCGAGCTGCCTCCGGCAGATGGAGGACTCTCTGACGAGTGA